A single Fundulus heteroclitus isolate FHET01 chromosome 4, MU-UCD_Fhet_4.1, whole genome shotgun sequence DNA region contains:
- the chst1 gene encoding carbohydrate sulfotransferase 1, whose protein sequence is MQCSWKSVILLALASIAIQYTAIRTLTSKPFQLCPLPSPQNCGLGAQETDPSFERGTAGGAGCDDYPYFSINATRKLHILVLATTRSGSSFVGQLLNQHQEIFYLFEPLYHVYTTLVPRQSHTRNPTDRRVTLGASRDLLRSLYGCDLYFLENYIKPTPTNHTTDKLFRRGASRALCQQPVCDAFGPGDVNVEEGDCVKKCSTLNMTLATEACQEKKHVAIKVVRVPEIGDLRALVEDPRLNIKVIQLVRDPRGILSSRIETFRDPYRLWRIWRATGRKPYNLDMNQLTVICEDFFGSVSTGLSHPYWLKGKYMLVRYEDLARNPLLKTQEIYDFLGLHMDKNVKHWIHVNTRGSNEPSAKHKFGTVRDSAANAESWRLKLSYDIVEFTQTMCQKVLKQLGYKAVKSVEELKNLSFSLVQDKTFVPFL, encoded by the coding sequence ATGCAATGTTCCTGGAAGTCAGTGATTCTACTGGCCTTGGCCTCCATTGCCATCCAGTACACAGCCATCCGGACTCTCACCTCCAAGCCTTTCCAGCTGTGCCCGCTGCCCAGCCCCCAGAACTGCGGTCTCGGGGCTCAGGAGACAGATCCCTCCTTTGAGCGGGGAACAGCAGGTGGGGCTGGCTGTGATGACTACCCTTACTTTTCCATCAATGCCACCCGTAAACTTCACATACTGGTCCTAGCCACAACACGCAGTGGCTCCTCCTTTGTTGGCCAGCTGCTGAATCAGCACCAGGAGATATTTTACCTGTTTGAGCCtctttatcatgtttatacCACGCTGGTCCCACGTCAGTCACACACCCGTAACCCTACAGACCGCCGCGTGACGCTGGGTGCCAGTCGAGACCTCTTGCGCAGCCTGTATGGTTGCGACCTCTATTTTCTagaaaattacataaaacccaCCCCCACTAACCACACTACGGACAAACTTTTCCGTCGCGGTGCCAGCCGAGCGTTATGCCAGCAACCTGTCTGTGATGCTTTTGGTCCAGGGGATGTTAATGTGGAAGAGGGAGACTGCGTGAAGAAATGCTCAACCTTAAACATGACTTTAGCAACGGAGGCCTGTCAGGAGAAGAAACACGTGGCAATCAAAGTTGTGCGAGTGCCCGAAATCGGAGATCTGCGGGCTCTGGTTGAAGACCCCCGGCTTAATATCAAAGTCATTCAGCTCGTAAGAGACCCACGTGGTATCCTGTCGTCGCGGATCGAGACATTCAGGGACCCGTACCGTTTGTGGCGCATTTGGCGGGCCACAGGGAGAAAACCCTATAATCTAGACATGAACCAGCTCACAGTTATCTGCGAAGACTTTTTTGGTTCAGTGTCAACTGGTCTTAGTCATCCTTACTGGCTGAAAGGAAAGTACATGTTGGTTCGATATGAGGATTTGGCTCGAAATCCACTTCTAAAGACTCAGGAGATTTACGACTTTCTTGGGCTGCATATggataaaaatgtgaaacactGGATACACGTAAATACCCGAGGAAGCAATGAACCTTCGGCAAAACACAAGTTTGGAACAGTAAGGGACTCAGCGGCTAATGCAGAGAGTTGGCGTTTGAAACTGTCTTATGACATTGTAGAATTCACACAAACTATGTGTCAAAAAGTACTAAAGCAGCTGGGATACAAGGCTGTGAAATCTGTAGAGGAACTCAAAAATTTGTCCTTCTCTCTAGTACAGGACAAAACCTTTGTACCTTTTTTGTAA